CGTTCCGCCTCTTCCCCGGGATGTACGCAGCAACTACAACGCGATGAATGCAGGGAAGACGAAACGGCAGCTCCCTCCCCATCCTGGATGAGCCCGCGGCCTGAGATGAGGTGAAAGGAAGGCACGTTGAGCTCGGGCGAAGACAAGAGTCGTCCGCCCCCTTCCCTCTGAAAAAGTCTCTCGAAACCTGTCTCCATCACCGTCCCCTACTTTCCTGCACAACTATGGGGGAACCGGAGACGCGGTTCTGCGCACACAAGCTGCTTCGAGCTTCGGTTGACTCTCCCTCGAATGCGGAGTAAAATGAACACCTACCCACCTCCAACGCACGGAGCCCACTTGCAGACGCTCCAGTGCATGCGGCATTCCGCGGCGACGggtcctcgcctctcgcagcAAGCTGCTGTGGAGTCTTCCTGCCACACACACGTCAAGCCGCCTTCAGCCCACCGCcttcccccgccccccccgccgcggtgGTCGTATCCTCTCACTGACTCCAATGCCTTCTGCACAATTACCACTTCTCTTTCCATACAGCCAGAGTCAGACGCAATACACGCAAACTGTTCAGTTCACGGACATGGATCCACTTGCCTTCGCAGGCAAATTCAACAGTCCATCGAGCGTCCGACTTGTGAAACAGCAGTcatctcctccgcgccaccACTAAGAAATCCCTGCTCTACAGACTCTGCCTCCAACgtcctcgccccccccctctccccccgtCCCGGGTTCCCCCCCTACCCCTTTCACCCCGTGGCGCGTACGGTGCACGGCTGCTCCTCCCCCCCAAAAAATATCTTCCCGCATCTTATCCGCCATCGATCGCCCGGAAGacggctgcatgcgtcttCCGCAGGTCGACCTCAGCGCGCccgttcgcgtctgcgcctccactgcattcgcctcggcggcccGAGTCCACGCTTTCATCGTCGCTGTCCTCTTCCGGTTCGCTGTCCGCGGCCGGCTCTcgtcgcggctgcccgcACGCAAATCCGACGTGCCCGCCGGTCTCCCtgtcgtctcctcgtcccccCCCTGTCCGGGCGTGCTCCGGCACCGCAGGCACCGGTCCGCCGACCGGCGGCCCTCCGCCCATCCGCGGCGGAAAGCCGTCgcccggcgcctctccgcgcggacgcggctcAAGGAAGTGCAGTTGCCGCTCCCAGTCGTTCATTCCGGTGTTGCCCCCCATAGCTGCAGGGGAGGCAGCAcccgcgcgcagcgtcgctAGCCGCGCAGCATCGTGCACTTTCCGACCCGCGCCCCCAAACGCCTCCTCTAGAGAGCCCTCGCCGAGCaactccgcagcctccttgTGCGTCCGCGAGTCCTGGTGGCGGCAAATTTTCTTGCGCAGACTCCGCATATTGGTCACCCGCGACGCGCCAGAGGGCTTCACCGCCCCGTCTGCCCAGTGACTAACGATCTTCATCccccgcttcctcgcccgcaACCCTCTGTCCTTCATTGCCCGACAGTACAGACACCCCAGCATCCCGCCACTGATGAACAGCCACTTGTACTTCTCCGTAAAGTGGTCCTTTTGTCCCACCGTCCAACATTCGGGCAAATTCcggtcttccgcctcgtccccCGCCTGGGGGCCTCCGCTGCGACCGTCCACgaccggcgccggctgccggcCCACGCCGCCTTCCTGGCAGTCTGGCACTCCAGGGCCCGCCGCGAATTTGCCAAACCGCCTTCcgccctgcgtctccgcatGTCTGTCCGCAGTTCCCCTCACCTCGCTCCCGACAGGCAGCCGACCGCTCTTCATCACGAAAAAATCGCTCTCGGGTGTCGCGACGCCCGAACTGCGCGTCTTCATCTCGTCCAGCTCCTCGCTCTGGGCGGGGGCGAACGTCGCGTGCCGATCGCCCACCACCTGGCGACTGAGGGGAAACGGAAACGACCGCACCACGGAGCTCGAAAACTGACCCATGTCGAGCTCCCGGCGCGCCACTGTCTGTCGCAgagcctcgtcttcgccgagcGGATAcccccgcggctgcggccgcgccgcttgGAAGCCTGTTTCGCCGCGTGCCAGAAAACACAGCGACGGCAAGTCCGCCTGCAAAGCGTTGCCCACCACGGTGCCTGGCAAGGGGGCACAGCCGTCTCCAGCCGCCCCTGCCGACCGGAGCGCCTCCGGTGGGGGGCACGACGCGTCGAAGGCTCGCGGATGGGTGACCCGCGAAGCGAGACTGGAAAGCAGGTCGTCCGCCCGCGTGCATCCCacacgcgaggagacagccagacccgcgtcgtcgtcctttTCCGTGCAGAGAAGcttgcctcctctccccacTTCTTCCCCGAAGGAACCCCTACGCCGTCGCTTGCCGTCCATGGCGCTTCCTGCTGCGCTggccgcgagaagcgcgcgaatCCGGCGCCCAtctgcgagggcgcgtgcGCCCTCTGCACTCCCGCCAGCCGCTAACCCGCTTGCGGCCTCCCAGTCGTTCTCCCCGAGCCCCCTGCCCGCGGCGCACTCCGCGGCCGGGGCACAGCAGAGCTCCCCGGGGAGATCCGCCCGACcccgcttctccgcggcgacggcggtcTCGAGCCcatccttcgcctcctcgtcgcagTCCAGCTGCGCTCGACTGGAGCACTCACTGGGGTGAACGTAGCCGCCCCGCGACAGCATCAACGCGAGACGCAAGCGGGCGgtgttttctgcgtttttttcgtACAAGCGCTCGAGACACTCTGCGACCTCGTCAACGGAGGCAGCACCTCCCGGCGggccgtctctgcgcccgcgctgcggctgcgtgtcGAGACCTCTGAGTGGAGAGGCGCTGATCGCGCCCCGCCCCTCGCCAgtcccgcccgcgccgcggccagaGCGAAGGACTCCTTCCGCGACGGCCTGAACCAGTTCGGAGGTGGCCTCCGGAACGCGAGGGTCCGCGGCGTTTCGGGaaagcgcgcgaagcgacagCAGTTTGCTCTCCTCCGACCATGCCGCCGCTGAGCTGCGAGCCTGGGGGGGAAGACCTGGCGAATTcgaggcctcggcggcggcggtgcggcTCTCCAACGGatagcgccgcagcgccgacgccgcttCGCCGAGAATGCGCTGAACAGAACGCTCCCAGAAACTCCCAGAAAGCTCCTCGGAAGACACAGCGTGCTCAGACAACTCCCCTGCGTCCCTGCGGCCcgtggcgtcgcccgcctccggctTCCCGCGTCCCTCCCGCGACGCGGTGGCGGCACGCGGGGAGCGCCGACTGCCCAGGCGGAGGCCCTCTcgcgggagcgccgcgaaagggagggcgtcgcgcggctgtctgTCTGGAGGCCACATGGGCGCCCAGAGCGCGTCGGCAGGAAGTTCAGCGCCGGGCGGTAGTGgagaaggagggagaggcttGGAGgtaagcgaagaagagaggcagtcctcttcttcgccaggTCGCGAAGATAGGTCTGCGGCGGTAGTCACGTGGTACGCGTTTTGCTGCGTCtccccgccgctgccgccccccggGCGACTCGGTGGACGGCTGACTCGCTGGCGAGGCAAGTTTCGCTTCGGTCGGAGAGCCCCGTTTGCGGACGTGAGCAACTGCTCCAACACAAGGTCATCGCAGGGGCTGGGGGCGGCAGGCAGGGAGTAGAGGGCGGCCAAGCCAGCAACCTCGTGCGTCGACATTGAAACCTCGAGGGACGTCGAGCGTTCGGGCGGGAGTGTCGCCTCTAGCGGGTGATGATGAGACCTGCCTGGGATTCGAGAAAGGCACGggtgccgcggcgaggcactTTGCTCGCCAATTTTAGCACCACCGGTTGGCGGTCCTACGACGACGACGCTGGCGGAGCCTAAGCTGGAGAGGGCATTTTCACTAGCTCCAGCGGCTGGAAACATGGAAGAGGCACTCCCGTCGGAGACGTCACTGCGGACgccccgcgcgagcgcaCCTGAAGACTCCCACTTGGAAAGGTTCGTTTCGAGAGATGGAAGCATTTCTGCCCTCCACGTCGTGGTGGCACCAGAGAAAGTGTGGTTCTCGTCGTGGTCTGACTCCAACTAAAAGAGCTGTCGTGCAGAGCTATCTAGGGCACCTCGCTCACGAAGAAAAGGCGTTctcggcgaggacgcggcgtgAGTTGCAGACGACCGCGCACTTGAATCATCGTGCGGCCGTACACCACCACCGGAAGTCGATGTTGCTGGGTCAGCCGAAGAAAAAATAGCGACGGCGGTCCCCTCCCCGACCTGAACACGTCCTGCGACTGACTATGAAACCAGGAGGCAATGTTCTATCtaaagcagaagaagaccaAGGCACAGAGCTACGCACATCACGGGCTGGGGAAATTTGCTGCCCGTCCCGCCACGCCTGATGATGATGTCGAGCaatcgccgccgccggacaGAGACGCAAGCTTCGCCTTCTCAACCGCCGTTCCACGAGGGGCTTACGgcgggagagaaaacagaaggCACGTCTCGAACCGGATTTCTGATGACATAGAAAAACTTCCCATTGCCCAGCAGGTGGTGGCAAGAGCTACCGAAAAACCGGGGCTGGCGCGCGCTCTCACGACGGACGCGACGCCACACAACAGCAGGGACGCGAAATATATTACCGCCCGAAATGGCTAGGGGCGTCTgggaagcagcagcgcggaagACAAGCGGGTAGAAAAACAGGAAGTGCAGTGGGCGTGAATGGGGCCTACGAAAGATATCTTTACTCCCCCCCTCGGATATTCACGCACATACGCTTTCCTTTTAGCACCAGCATTTGACTCCGGGACGCAATAGTGCCCTGGGGGCCGTCAGTCTCCCGGAATGAAGGATTCTTCCACCAAGCGCAAGACGCACCGACTAAACCGTTCGCCAAGTTCAAAATCGACTTCGCTTCCCCCGCCGGTTGCGAAATTACAGAGAGCGCAGGAGGAGATGCGTATCGGCCGACACAAGAGCCGGCGAACTCCACTCGCCGGATGCCCTGAGACAGAAATGGGGGGAAGCGTAAATTTGCGCTGCAACACAAGGGACGCACGCGTCGAAAAGCTGTCCGGCCTCCTTGCAGTAAGCACGAGGTCTCCGAGGCCTGCGACGGGTGAAATCGCTCCcagaggctgcgcctctgcggccccGCTTTATTTTTTTTCAGCATGTATGCTCCCGCTCTGGCTGCGACGCAGGAATAAGCAAAGAGAAagggagccgcgcggctgtctACGACGAGAGACTATACCGCACGAGACGGCAGTTTCTTACACATGAGGGCGGAGACCGACAGCTGGGGGCAGGgggacgcgcggcaggctcTCTCGCTTCATTCTGCTTTTGGGGGGTCCGACCCCTTCTTTCCTCCACGATGAAGGCGAGTGGTTGCTGCGCTTTGACAGTAGACAGGAATGAGCCACGCTTTCCGAGCGTGCGCAGAGCCCCACCACGTGAATTTGAGCCAGACACCGATGCGCATCTTaagggagagagggcgcAACATCCTAACAAGAAGTAATGCCCAGATTCTTTCTTTCCCTACAAATATTAGTGTGTGGGCGAACATGAGAGGTTCATTTAGATAGAGGCGCAAGATACAATACGCCTGCTTTCAACTTACTGGGCGTTCCCAtggagacagcgcgcgcgTGATGAGCGCCACTTGGCCGCACAGAGCCTCGTATGACGGTCGGAAGAAAGCACACTCAATGGGGCGAACGGTGCTTAAGGGATCGTTGCAAAGAAGTCTTGGAAAGTGCCTCATCGGTGACGAGGAGTTCTTGTGGGCTTGCGCCTGTCGAGTGATAATTGCCTGTAATGGCTACTGCGTGAGTCCATTCCGTGTCACACGAGCGCCACGTGTCGGAGCAGCTTACCTGAATCTTCACTACCGTATGGGGAAAGTCCGTTGCCGAGGTGCCGCGTCACTTAATTTCTGACCGACTGGTGTTGGATCGCACGGGCACACATGTGTGGGCAGGAAGTGATaacagcgaagaggacgcatATGGCCTTCCTATTTGAAAGACACACGCAGCTCGCACCAACAACTGCAGCTACGCAACACGCTTGGCGATATAGAGGTCGTTCCCATAGCTGTTTATTCTGTCAAGCGAGAGCAGTGAAGATGATAGTCCAGATGCATGGTGGACAGCTTCTGGCACTAGTACTGGAACCTATGAAAACCGCAGTGCACCGATTGCACCGTCTCCGTATATGCGactatatatgcatatatacagtGAATGGAGCGTGAGTAGGCTGAAGTGAGTGGGATGTAAATGTGGAACGAGGTTGCTCCATGTCTTTCGCAGCTAGCAACAAGAGGGACATCCTGTGGCGCTCACGGGAGTGGCAGGAGCTGGGTCATGATGCGAACGATACCCTAAGTTTCACATACCGCTTACCACTGGTACGTAATATGAATCTCAAATCTGGATTCCTTTCACCCGGGTGGGGAGTACGCGAGAGTGTCATAACACGATAAGCCCGAAATAGCTTACGCCAATTGTTGTCCTGGTGTGTCTCGTGTCAGGCCAGCCGTTGGTAATAGGGGGCCGCCCAGGCGAAATGTCTAGAAGATGCGGTCCAACTGGAGCTCTCCGGAAGGCTTGTCTTGCAGTCTACACCGGCACTGCACGGAAAAAAGAAGGTACCCTTAGCACGTAAGACCTGGCATGCGAAAACTACAAATCTGGAAGAAGGTACCCCTGACGTGATGTGAGCGTGTTGCAGGCGCAGTGGCCAGCCCACCGCATCCTATCGACCTGCCAAACTCTAGCACAATACAGAACACTCCCGCACCCAAAGGTTGTCCTCCAGTTGTTGTGCACCAAGTTTACTGCGGCCTCACCCCACGCGCCGTGAGGTGGTTAGCGACCGCGTGAGGCTTGACCATGGATGTACTGTAGTCTCGCATTACCAGTTGGTCCGCAGTGCCCGCCTAAAAGGTGAAAAACGGACTACCACCCATCGGAGCCCCGGTGTCGAGTTCACTGCACTGCACACCCTCCTCCGGCCAGCTACCAGAGAACCGCTGTGTCATGTTTGCACGAGCGTCCATAGACTCTTGCAAACATGGCGCAAGGCGGACTTTGTAGAGAGCGAGCGTGGTGGGAGATGAATGAAACACCAAGTTTCTTTGCTTGTGCTCACACCTTTCAATCCACCACGTTCTTACAAATCTCCTTTGGCGTAGCGCTCAATATCTCCGTGTTATATCTTCTCCGGAGCCAAGAGAGGTTTCTGGCGTATTCATCTTTCGATCGGAAGTGCAGTCGAGCGAACAATCACGGTCGTGCTCCGCTTGGGGGAGTCAACGTTGGTACGGTTGTCGCAGCTGTTCCACCGATGTTGCGATTCGACTGGGGGGGGCTGCTGTCCTAGCTCACTTTGAAACTACACTTTTCTGGTGCGCTCGATGGTTGATTTACGGACGATTCAATCACCGCGCTGTAGCGTGTCAGAATAGTACTGCCGTTCTCAGCTGGACGAGCACACCCGACTACCCTTTTTCCTAGTCGGATGTTCTTACTTTCCACAGCGCAAGGCGCTAACTGCGTGGCTGAACCATCTCTTTGTGGTTCATAACGTTCACTTATCAGCGCAGCACCAGATATCCTTGACATCTTGAAATCAGCTTGTTTAGTGTGGGGGCAGAATCTTGACAGCCTGCTCATAATCAGGATTATGTGTGGTCGTGCTATCAACCCTTCAACAGAATACTGTCAGTTTCATAGGCGCCATTCAAGTACCatctcgccctctgcgaaACCGTCGTCTTCACATTCCGCTATTGGCGCCTCTGATGGTTCGCTTTCACCCAACAAGTACGTACGCGGTATTTGCGGAGCAAGAGCTTGATGCTCATTTACCGTCGTGCCCCTGTTCGGCGTGAAATGCAGATTCTCGCATCCATGCAAAGTGAGCAAGAGTTTTTGCGTGAATTTGTTTTGTTTCCATGTTTTTGTATTACCCCATAAACACTGGGGCACAtacgagagaggaagacaaaGTCTATGGGGGTCAGAAAAGCTCTTTCTTCCGCGTTGGGTGGTGAGTTTGCCCTTGATTTCCTTCTCTATGGTATCCCGTTTGGTGGCAAAAGCATAGACGCCTGCTAAGAACTTCGTATTGAGTCCTCTGCAGATTTATACCATAGTACAAAACCGGCGATACCGTGTTCTGGAGTGGGTGCAGAGCGCTTGCTTTCCGTCCACTACATTGCTGCCCAGCGGACGCAGTCATCATCTACCTATGAAGCCTCGTCTCGACTGCAACCCTGCGGGGCCCGGACCTGTAGCTGCTAACTCTGCCCGGGGAGCCAGGAAAGAGTCCATTTTTTCTGACGGTGTTCGCAGCTTTATGCGTGCCTCACGAattcctcctctctgttcCGCCTCACCTGACCACCGGTACAGCGTGAGCAGCCCAGGGAGCCAGCGGCTGGCGAAGGAATATTACGATTCAGGGAGCGTCCTCTTTCCATaccgcgaggaagcagtACGTCAGGACCCGTTCACTCTTTGTCGAGATCATCATTCAACGCGTCAGAGGACGGCCGAGAACCAAATACGAGAAGATGCGGTCCGCTGCATGCCACTGTCAAACAATGCTGCGATGATAAGATCTTCGGAAGGAGAGTATCTCTCGACAGAACCACGCTCTGTCAGCGAACACGACGTGAGACTACGTGtatgccgcagcagcagccctTCCACGTCTTTGCCACTCGATTTAGTTGGCCTTAAAGGAGATGCACGCCACGTGGCATCAGGGGAGGGAGGTCCGAGGCAGTTCGTTTTAGGCA
Above is a window of Besnoitia besnoiti strain Bb-Ger1 chromosome Unknown contig00007, whole genome shotgun sequence DNA encoding:
- a CDS encoding uncharacterized protein (encoded by transcript BESB_071650) — its product is MLPSLETNLSKWESSGALARGVRSDVSDGSASSMFPAAGASENALSSLGSASVVVVGPPTGGAKIGEQSASPRHPCLSRIPGRSHHHPLEATLPPERSTSLEVSMSTHEVAGLAALYSLPAAPSPCDDLVLEQLLTSANGALRPKRNLPRQRVSRPPSRPGGGSGGETQQNAYHVTTAADLSSRPGEEEDCLSSSLTSKPLPPSPLPPGAELPADALWAPMWPPDRQPRDALPFAALPREGLRLGSRRSPRAATASREGRGKPEAGDATGRRDAGELSEHAVSSEELSGSFWERSVQRILGEAASALRRYPLESRTAAAEASNSPGLPPQARSSAAAWSEESKLLSLRALSRNAADPRVPEATSELVQAVAEGVLRSGRGAGGTGEGRGAISASPLRGLDTQPQRGRRDGPPGGAASVDEVAECLERLYEKNAENTARLRLALMLSRGGYVHPSECSSRAQLDCDEEAKDGLETAVAAEKRGRADLPGELCCAPAAECAAGRGLGENDWEAASGLAAGGSAEGARALADGRRIRALLAASAAGSAMDGKRRRRGSFGEEVGRGGKLLCTEKDDDAGLAVSSRVGCTRADDLLSSLASRVTHPRAFDASCPPPEALRSAGAAGDGCAPLPGTVVGNALQADLPSLCFLARGETGFQAARPQPRGYPLGEDEALRQTVARRELDMGQFSSSVVRSFPFPLSRQVVGDRHATFAPAQSEELDEMKTRSSGVATPESDFFVMKSGRLPVGSEVRGTADRHAETQGGRRFGKFAAGPGVPDCQEGGVGRQPAPVVDGRSGGPQAGDEAEDRNLPECWTVGQKDHFTEKYKWLFISGGMLGCLYCRAMKDRGLRARKRGMKIVSHWADGAVKPSGASRVTNMRSLRKKICRHQDSRTHKEAAELLGEGSLEEAFGGAGRKVHDAARLATLRAGAASPAAMGGNTGMNDWERQLHFLEPRPRGEAPGDGFPPRMGGGPPVGGPVPAVPEHARTGGGRGDDRETGGHVGFACGQPRREPAADSEPEEDSDDESVDSGRRGECSGGADANGRAEVDLRKTHAAVFRAIDGG